CTGCTCGTCATCGCCTCACCGAGCTTCGACGTGTTCGGTCAGGAGGTCTACCCGGCGCTGATCGTCGGCGCCACCCTGGTGATCGCCCCGCCGGCCGGAGCACTCGACCCGGCCGGGGTGCTCGACACGGTCCGGACCGAACGGGTCACCCTGCTCTCCAGCGTCCCGACGGTGCTGCGGCACCTGGTCACGCAGCCCGGCTTCGCGGCCGCCACCGCCACCGTGCGACAGGTGGTCTGCATCGGCGAGCAACTCGACGGTGACCTGGCCGCCGACCTCGCCACGGCCCGGGCCGTGCCACTGCACAACACCTACGGCCCCACCGAGACGACCATCGCGGTGTCCGCCCACACCGTGCCGCCCGGCGGTGCCCGTCCGGGCCCGGTGCCGATCGGCGTGCCGATGGAGGGCGCCCAGCTCTACGTCCTCGACGAGCGGGGTGAGCCTCTCCCGGTCGGGGTGCCCGGCCACCTGCACATCGGCGGCGTGCCGGTCGGTCGCGGCTACCTGAACCGTCCCGTCGAGACGGCGGCCGCGTTCGTGCCCGACCCGTTCGGGCCACCGGGCGGCCGGCTGTACCGCACCGGCGACCGCTGCCGGTGGCGCCCCGACGGGACGCTGGAGTTCCTCGAACGACTCGACCGGCAGGTCAAGGTCAACGGCGCCCGGGTGGAGCTGGGCGAGATCGAAACCGCGCTGCGCGCCCAGCCCGGGGTGCGGCAGGCCACCGTCGCCGTACGCACCGACGGCAGCGGCGGGCAGCGACTCGTCGGCTACCTCACCGGCGACGCCGACCCGACGGCCCTGCGCACCGCGCTGCGGGACATCCTGCCGTCGCACCTGGTGCCGACGGCGTTCGTCCAGCTCGACGCCCTGCCGCTGATGCCCAGCGGGAAACTCGACGTCGCGGCGCTGCCCGAGCCGTCCGACGCCGGCGGCACCGCCGAGTCGTTCACGGCCCCGCGCACCGGCGCGGAACAACTGGTCGCGACGGCGTGGGCCGAGGTGCTGGGCGTCGACGCCGTCGGCGTGCACGACAACTTCTTCGACCACGGCGGGCACTCCCTGCTGGCCAGCAGGGCCGTCGCCCGGATCGGCGGCCTGCTGGACCTGGACGTCCCGATCCACCTGCTGTTCGCCAACCCCACGGTCGCCGAGCTGGCCGTCGAGGTGGAACGGCTGCTGGTCGCCCGCCTCGACGAGCTCTCCGAGGACGAGGCCGCCGCGCTCCTCGCCACACTGGAAAGGTAGGCCGCTCACATGTCCACAACCCCGGAGTCGGCGGCCCGGGAGGCACCCCTCTCCGCCACCAAACAGGCCCTGCTGCAGCGGCTGCTGCGCCAACCCACCACCGGCGGCGCGGGCCGCCTCGAGCGGGCGCCCGCCGACGCCCCGCCGACCCTGTCGTACGCGCAGGAGCGGCTCTGGTTCATGGACCAGTTCGCGCCGGGCGTCGCCGCCTACCACGTGCCGGTGGCCGTGTGGCTCGACGGAGACGTGGAACCCGACGCGCTGCGCGACGCGCTCGCCGACGTCGTGGCCCGGCACGACAGCCTGCGCATGCGGTTCCCGGCCAGCGACGACGGCGCACCGACCGTACGGGTCGACGAGCCGGCCCCGGTGCCGCTGGCCCGGGGCACGGTCACCGCCGACGACCCCGACGAGGCCCGCCGGCAGGCCCTGGACCTGGCCCGCGAGCACGCCGCCGAGCCCTTCGACCTCGCCGCCGGGCCGCTGTGGCGGGCCCTGCTGGTCGACCACGGCGACCGGCGCCGGCTGCTGTCCCTGGTCACCCACCACATCGTCAGCGACGGCTGGTCCATCGACGTCCTCGTCGGTGACCTGCTCACCGCGTACCGGGCCCGTCGGGACGGAAACCCACCCTCCTGGTCGCCGCTGCCCGTCGGCTACGGCGACTACGCGCACTGGCAGCGGCACCGGCCCGACGCCGACCGTGGGCTCACGTACTGGACCGGGCAGCTGACCGACGTGCCCGCCCTGGAGTTGCCCGGTGACCGGGCCCGGCCGCCGACGCAGCGCTTCGAGGGGGCCACCCACCGCTTCGCGGTGGACGCCCCGCTCACCGACGCGGTCACCGCGCTGGCCCGCCGCCACGACGCCACCCTCTACATGACGCTGCTCGCCGCGTACGAGGTGTTCCTCGCCGGCCACGCCGACCAGCACGACTTCGCCGTCGGCTCGCCGGTGGCCGGGCGGCACCGCCCCGAGCTGGAGGGCCTGGTCGGCATGTTCGTCAACATGCTGCCGATGCGCGCCCGGCTCGACCCGGACGAGTCGTTCCACGACCTGCTCACCCGTACCCGGCAGGAGGTGCTGGACGCCCTCACCCACCAGGAGGTGCAGTTCGAGCACCTGGTGGCGGAGCTCGACGTGGCCCGCGACGTCAGCCGGTCGCCGCTGTTCCAGGTGACCTTCGCGCTGCAGAACTACCAGATGCGCGACCACAGCGCCGGCGGCGACGGACCGGCCGTGCACTGGGAGGTACCGGACCTGGGGGCCACCCGGTTCGACCTGGAGCTGCTGGTCGTGCAGACCGGCGACGGCGAGCTGTGGTGCGAGTTCAGCTACGACACCGCCCTGTTCGACGCCGACACCGTCGCCCGGCTCGGTGAGCGGTTCGTGGCGCTGCTGCGCACCGTGACCGCCCGCCCCGACGCGCCGCTGCGCACGGTGGAGCTGCTCACCGACGCCGAGCGCTCCCAGGTGCTCGACGGGTGGGGCGCCCGCACCGGCCGGTTCCCCGTCGAGCGCACCCTGCCCGCGCTGTTCGAGGAGCAGGCCGCCCGCCGCCCCGACGCGGTCGCCCTCGTGCACCGCGACGAACAGCTCACCTACGGCGAACTGGACGCCCGGGCCGAGCGCCTCGCCACCCGGCTGCGTCGCCTCGGCGTCGGCCCCGACACGCTGGTCGCGCTGCACCTGCGCCCCGGCACCGGCACCGTGACGGCGATCCTCGGCGTGCTGAAGGCCGGCGGCGCTTACGTGCCGCTGAACCTGGCGTACCCGCGCGAGCGGCTGGAGTTCATCCTCGCCGACACGGGCGCGCCGGTGCTGGTCACCGACGAGGCGTCGGACGCGGAGCTGCCCACGTACGACGGTCGGGTGGTGCGCCTCGACGCGCCGCGGGACGACCCGGAACCCGTCCCGGACGACCCGTCCCGCGCCGCCCGCCCCGGTGACCTGGCCTACGTCATCTACACCTCCGGCTCGACCGGCCGACCCAAGGGGGTGCTGGTCGAGCACCAGCAGGTGGTGCGGCTGCTGACCGCCTCCGAGGCGCACTTCGACTTCGGCCCCGACGACGTGTGGGCGCTGCTGCACTCGTACGCGTTCGACTTCTCGGTCTGGGAGATGTGGGGCGCGCTGGCCTACGGCGGCCGGCTGGTGATCGTGCCGCCGGAGGCGGTACGCGACCAGGAGCGGCTGCTGGACGTGCTGGCCGAGCAGCGGGTGACCGTGCTCAACCAGACCCCGGCGGCGTTCCGGGGGCTGCGCGCCACGCTCACCGAGACCGACCGGTCCTTCGCCGACCTGTCGGTGCGCGTCATCGTCTTCGGCGGCGACGCCCTCTACGTGCGGGAGCTGCGGCACTGGCTGAGCCGCTACGGCGACCAGCGCCCCGCGCTGGTCAACATGTACGGCATCACCGAGACCACGGTGCACGTCACCGCCCAGCGGATCCGGCGCGCCGACGTCCGCCGTGGCGCGGACTCGCCGATCGGGCGGCCCCTCGACGACCTCCGCGCGTACGTGCTGGACCGGCACCTCAACCCGGTGCCGGTGGGGGTGCCCGGTGAGCTGTTCGTCGCCGGGGAGGGGTTGGCCCGCGGCTACCTGAACCGGGCCGGGCTGACCGCGCAGCGGTTCCTGCCGGAGCCGTTCAGCGGCGAGCCGGGCGCCCGCATGTACCGCACCGGCGACCGGGTGCGTTGGCGCGCCGACGGCACCCTGGAGTACCTGGGCCGCGTCGACCGGCAGGTGAAGATCCGCGGCTACCGCATCGAGCTGGGCGAGATCGAGGCGGCCCTGCAACGCCACCCCGAGGTGCGGACGTGCGCGGTGCTCGCGCAGCCCGACGGCACCGGTGACCGGCGGCTGGTCGCGTACGTGGCGGCGGCCGACGGCGCCCGCCGGCCCACGCCCGGGCAGTTGCGCGAGCACGTCGCCCGCAGCCTCGCCGACTACATGGTGCCGGCCGCGTTCGTGGTGCTCGACGCCCTACCACTGACCCCGAACGGCAAGTTGGACCACCGCGCGCTGCCCGACCCGGACCTGGCCCAGCAGCAGGTGGAGCAGGAGTTCGTCGCCCCGACGACCGCGAACGAGCGGCTCATCGCGGAGGTGTGGACGCAACTGCTGCCGGTCGAGCGGGTCAGCGTCGACGACGACTTCTTCCTCGTCGGCGGGCAGTCGCTGCTGGCCGCGCAGGCCGTCACCCGGATCCGGCGGGCCCTGACGGAGGCGGGGTCCACCGGCACGCTGTCCCTGATGGACCTGTTCCGCTGCCGTACCGTCCGGGAACTGGCCCGACTGCTCGACGACCCGGCGCCGGACGACCAGCCGGCCCGGCTGCTGCACGAGCTGACCCGCCCGGTCCGCGACGACGAGCACGTGCGCTCCCTGGTCTGCGTGCCCTACGGCGGCGGCAGCGCCGCCGTCTACCAGGCGCTGGCGGACGCGATGCCGCCCGGGCACCGGCTCTTCTCGGCGGCGATCCACAACCAGGAGGCCGGCGGCGCGGAGGACACCCTGCCCTTCGGCGACCTGGTCGACGCGGCGGTCACCGAGATCCTGCGGGACGTCACCGGGCCGCTGGTGCTCTACGGCCACTGCGGCATCGGCAGCGCCGTCGTGGTCGAGGTGGCCCGCCGGCTTCAGGTGGCCGGGCGGCCGGTCGAGGCGGTGTACGTCGGCGGCATCTTCCCGTTCGCCCGGCCCCGCGGCCTGCTGTCGCGGCTGTCCCGGCTGGCCGAGATGGAGCGCTTCCGCAGCAACCGGACGTTCATCACCCGGCTGGTGGGGCGCGGCGTCGACATCGAGGAGCTGGGTCTCGACGAGGTCGACCGGGTGATCCGCAACATGCGCCACGACACGCGCAGCGCGGAGGACTACTACAGCGGCCTGCTCGACGGGCGGGTCGACCGGATCGACGCCCCGGTCATCTCGGTCATCGGTGAGCAGGACCCGGCGACCGACTACTACGAGGAACGGTTCCGGGAGTGGGACTTCCTCTCCGACACGTGCGCGCTGGTCGTCCTCGACGAGGGCGGTCACTACTTCAACCGTTACCGGGCCACCGAGGTCGCCGAGATCGTCACGCGTACCCACGTGGCCCTGGCCGACGGCGACACGGCGACGCTGACCCGGGCCGCGCGTGGGCCGGACAGTGACTGGTGGCTGCACGGTGTGCACCGGCGCGGCGACGCCGAGCCACCCGCGGGCGACGGCGGCGGTGCCGAGCCACCGGGCGACGGTGACCGGCCCGTCGCGGGCACGGTGGGGCCGCGCCGGCGACCCGCCGAACCGAGCATGCCCCGGTTCCTCGGCGTGGCCGCCGGGCAGCTGGTGTCGCTGATCGGTTCGGCGTTCACCCAGTGGGCGATCCCCATCTGGATCTATCTGACCACCGGCTCGGTGATGCAGCTGGCGCTGTTCGTGACGTTGGCGCTGGTGCCCGGCCTGGTGATCGCCCCGCTGGCCGGCGCGGTCGTCGACCGGTCACACCGCAAGACGGTGCTGATCGCCGGCGACGTCGCCGCGTGGGCCACCCAGATCGCGCTCGGTGTGCTGCTGTGGACGGACACCCTGCAGATCGGGCACATCTACGGCCTGATGGTGGCCCTGTCGCTCGCCACGGCCTTCCAACGCCTCGCGTACGTCGCCTCGGTGCCGCAGTTGGTGCCCAAGCGCTACCTGCGGCACGCGATCGGCGTCGTGGAGATGGTCAACGGCGCGGGAACGCTGTTCGTGCCCCTGTTCGCCGCCGGACTGCTGGCCACCATCGGCCTGGACGGCATCCTCGTCATCGACATCGTCAGCTACGGGGTCGCGGTCGTGGTCACCGCGCTGATCCGCTGGCCGGCCCGGATGGGTTGGCACCGCCGCGAGTCCCTCGCGGCGGAGATCGCCAACGGTTTCCGCTACTCGTGGGGCCACCGCCACTTCCGGGCCATGCTGCTGTTCTTCCTGGTGCTGAACATCTTCCTGGCGCCGCCGCTGATCCTGCTGAGCCCGCTGGTGCTGTCGTTCGGTGGGCTGGCCGACGCCGCCCAGGTGTCGTTCGTCTCCGGCATCGGGGCGACCGTGGCCGGTCTGGCGGTCGCCCTGTGGGGCGGCCCCGCCCGCCGGCCGATGCGCGGGGTGCTGCTGTCGGTCCTGGCCATGGCCGTGGCGTGCGTGCTGATCTCGGTGCGCCCCGATCCGCTGCTGATCGCCGTGGGCGCCTTCGGGCTCACCGCCGGGCTGACCCTCACCACCGGCATCTACCGGGCCATCGTCCAGGTGAAGATCCCCCAGCGCTACCACGGCCGGGCCGCCGCCCTGAACCAGATGATCTCGTGGTCGACGCTGCCGCTGGGCTTCGCCGTGATCGCGCCGGCCGCGACCGCGCTGTTCGAGCCGATGCTGATGCCCGACGGGCGGCTCGCCGGCACGGCCGGCCGGCTGGTCGGGGTCGGCGAGGGACGCGGCATCGCGTTCGTCTTCCTGCTCTGCGGCGTGGTCATCGCGGTGCTGGTGGCGGTGGCCTCACGGATCCGGGCGGTCGCCCGGTTCGACACCGAGGCGCCGGACGCGATCGCCGACGACCTGGTGGGCGTGGAGTCGCTGCGCCACCGCCGGGAGCCCGACGGGTCGGGCCCGGTCGTGCCGTCCCGACCGCGCGCCTCGGCCGGGCGGTCGGCGTGACCGGGCTCGACGCGCCGGGCGGGGTGACGGCCGGCGGCCCGCTGGACATCGACGTGATCATCGTCGACGGTGGGCGGGTGCTGGGTCGCCGCGGTGACGGTGCGGTGGCCCTACCCCGGCTGCGGTTGACCGAGCCGTGGCCGCCGCCGAGCAGTCAACTGCCCGCCGCGGTGGCCACCGAGACCGGCCTGCGGGTGGCGCTGCTCGCCCCGCTGGACAGCACACTGTTCACGGCCGAGCCGGTCGACGGGCAACCCGCGGGCGGGTACGCCTGGCACGACGTCGCCGCGTTCGGCGCGGGCCCGGTGCGGGCGTGGCGGCACCGGCCGGAACCGGCCGGCGGCCCGGACTGGTACCGGCCGGGCTGGTTCGCCGCGGCGTGCGCCTGGCTGGACGAGACCCTCGCGGAGCGGGGCGCGCGGCGCAGCGGGCCGGTGACGCAGATCCGGCACTGGACCACGTCGACGGTGCTGCGGGCGCCCACCACGGCCGGAGCGGTGTTCCTCAAGGCGTCCCTGCCGGTCCTCACGGCCGAGCCGCGGGTGATCGCCGAGCTGGCCCGGTCGTGGCCGGGGGCGGTGCCCGAGGTGCTGGCCGACTCGCCCCGCCACGGCTGGTGGCTCAGCGCCGACTTCGGCGCCCAGCCGCCCACCCGCGACGCCGTCGCGGCGCTGCGGACGTTGGCCCGGATGCAGACCGCGACGATCGACCGGACGGATCCGCTGCGCGCGGCGGGTGTCCCCCAGTTGACCCTGGCCGACCTCGCCGACCGGGTGCCGGCGGTGACCCGCCGCGCCGA
This genomic stretch from Micromonospora krabiensis harbors:
- a CDS encoding non-ribosomal peptide synthetase/MFS transporter yields the protein MSTTPESAAREAPLSATKQALLQRLLRQPTTGGAGRLERAPADAPPTLSYAQERLWFMDQFAPGVAAYHVPVAVWLDGDVEPDALRDALADVVARHDSLRMRFPASDDGAPTVRVDEPAPVPLARGTVTADDPDEARRQALDLAREHAAEPFDLAAGPLWRALLVDHGDRRRLLSLVTHHIVSDGWSIDVLVGDLLTAYRARRDGNPPSWSPLPVGYGDYAHWQRHRPDADRGLTYWTGQLTDVPALELPGDRARPPTQRFEGATHRFAVDAPLTDAVTALARRHDATLYMTLLAAYEVFLAGHADQHDFAVGSPVAGRHRPELEGLVGMFVNMLPMRARLDPDESFHDLLTRTRQEVLDALTHQEVQFEHLVAELDVARDVSRSPLFQVTFALQNYQMRDHSAGGDGPAVHWEVPDLGATRFDLELLVVQTGDGELWCEFSYDTALFDADTVARLGERFVALLRTVTARPDAPLRTVELLTDAERSQVLDGWGARTGRFPVERTLPALFEEQAARRPDAVALVHRDEQLTYGELDARAERLATRLRRLGVGPDTLVALHLRPGTGTVTAILGVLKAGGAYVPLNLAYPRERLEFILADTGAPVLVTDEASDAELPTYDGRVVRLDAPRDDPEPVPDDPSRAARPGDLAYVIYTSGSTGRPKGVLVEHQQVVRLLTASEAHFDFGPDDVWALLHSYAFDFSVWEMWGALAYGGRLVIVPPEAVRDQERLLDVLAEQRVTVLNQTPAAFRGLRATLTETDRSFADLSVRVIVFGGDALYVRELRHWLSRYGDQRPALVNMYGITETTVHVTAQRIRRADVRRGADSPIGRPLDDLRAYVLDRHLNPVPVGVPGELFVAGEGLARGYLNRAGLTAQRFLPEPFSGEPGARMYRTGDRVRWRADGTLEYLGRVDRQVKIRGYRIELGEIEAALQRHPEVRTCAVLAQPDGTGDRRLVAYVAAADGARRPTPGQLREHVARSLADYMVPAAFVVLDALPLTPNGKLDHRALPDPDLAQQQVEQEFVAPTTANERLIAEVWTQLLPVERVSVDDDFFLVGGQSLLAAQAVTRIRRALTEAGSTGTLSLMDLFRCRTVRELARLLDDPAPDDQPARLLHELTRPVRDDEHVRSLVCVPYGGGSAAVYQALADAMPPGHRLFSAAIHNQEAGGAEDTLPFGDLVDAAVTEILRDVTGPLVLYGHCGIGSAVVVEVARRLQVAGRPVEAVYVGGIFPFARPRGLLSRLSRLAEMERFRSNRTFITRLVGRGVDIEELGLDEVDRVIRNMRHDTRSAEDYYSGLLDGRVDRIDAPVISVIGEQDPATDYYEERFREWDFLSDTCALVVLDEGGHYFNRYRATEVAEIVTRTHVALADGDTATLTRAARGPDSDWWLHGVHRRGDAEPPAGDGGGAEPPGDGDRPVAGTVGPRRRPAEPSMPRFLGVAAGQLVSLIGSAFTQWAIPIWIYLTTGSVMQLALFVTLALVPGLVIAPLAGAVVDRSHRKTVLIAGDVAAWATQIALGVLLWTDTLQIGHIYGLMVALSLATAFQRLAYVASVPQLVPKRYLRHAIGVVEMVNGAGTLFVPLFAAGLLATIGLDGILVIDIVSYGVAVVVTALIRWPARMGWHRRESLAAEIANGFRYSWGHRHFRAMLLFFLVLNIFLAPPLILLSPLVLSFGGLADAAQVSFVSGIGATVAGLAVALWGGPARRPMRGVLLSVLAMAVACVLISVRPDPLLIAVGAFGLTAGLTLTTGIYRAIVQVKIPQRYHGRAAALNQMISWSTLPLGFAVIAPAATALFEPMLMPDGRLAGTAGRLVGVGEGRGIAFVFLLCGVVIAVLVAVASRIRAVARFDTEAPDAIADDLVGVESLRHRREPDGSGPVVPSRPRASAGRSA
- a CDS encoding aminoglycoside phosphotransferase family protein translates to MTGLDAPGGVTAGGPLDIDVIIVDGGRVLGRRGDGAVALPRLRLTEPWPPPSSQLPAAVATETGLRVALLAPLDSTLFTAEPVDGQPAGGYAWHDVAAFGAGPVRAWRHRPEPAGGPDWYRPGWFAAACAWLDETLAERGARRSGPVTQIRHWTTSTVLRAPTTAGAVFLKASLPVLTAEPRVIAELARSWPGAVPEVLADSPRHGWWLSADFGAQPPTRDAVAALRTLARMQTATIDRTDPLRAAGVPQLTLADLADRVPAVTRRAELWGAGGGVNLTGVAMWLQDRCAELDEFDLPLTLVHGDLHPGNVADGPDGPLLFDWSFARVSHPLLDLGGWLHAAPEAQARRQVDAYLDGWRQVAAPAELREAWRVAKPVAALAELVKFADLIDATGAGYEFDYLPMAGMWARRVLDAVAGRDEHLTGWRGV